The proteins below are encoded in one region of Reichenbachiella sp. 5M10:
- a CDS encoding DJ-1/PfpI family protein produces the protein MKKLLFLTGDFTEDYETMVPFQMLEMVGYEVHTVCPDKKKGDIVKTAIHDFEGDQTYTEKPGHNFALNYDFDAVSTSDYEGLVIAGGRAPEYLRLNDRVIEIVQEFFEADKPVATICHGIQILTAAGVVSGRKLTAYPAVGPEVTLAGGEFQDIPVDGAYVDGNLVTSPAWPAHPAFIREFLKVLGAKIEI, from the coding sequence ATGAAGAAGTTACTATTCCTAACAGGAGATTTTACAGAGGATTACGAAACGATGGTACCCTTTCAAATGCTAGAAATGGTCGGGTACGAGGTGCACACCGTGTGTCCAGACAAGAAGAAAGGCGATATCGTCAAGACGGCCATCCATGATTTCGAAGGAGATCAGACCTATACCGAGAAGCCTGGACACAACTTCGCGTTGAACTATGATTTTGATGCAGTCAGTACGTCGGACTATGAGGGACTGGTGATAGCGGGAGGTAGAGCACCAGAGTATCTTCGGCTCAACGACCGTGTGATCGAGATCGTCCAAGAGTTTTTCGAAGCGGACAAGCCCGTGGCGACCATCTGTCACGGGATACAAATACTCACTGCCGCAGGAGTGGTCTCGGGACGCAAGCTGACTGCCTATCCAGCGGTGGGGCCAGAGGTGACACTAGCAGGAGGGGAGTTTCAGGACATCCCTGTCGATGGAGCCTATGTCGATGGCAACCTCGTGACCTCACCTGCATGGCCCGCGCACCCTGCTTTCATCCGAGAGTTTCTGAAAGTGCTCGGTGCGAAGATCGAGATTTGA
- a CDS encoding DUF4136 domain-containing protein, translating into MNRILKIVVAVWCAVLLSNVSLAQVKSDYNKDADFSTYKTYTFAGWEKKSDSTLNEFDKKRILDALKAEFSARGMEVVNTDADAVITLFIVVDQKSSTTAYTDYNSGLGYGGRGWGWGYGAGGTATTTYSESDYKEGTLVVDMYDADNKDLLWQGVMVTTVNEKPAKRDKTVPKKIKKLMKSYPVAASK; encoded by the coding sequence ATGAACAGAATATTGAAAATCGTAGTAGCTGTATGGTGTGCCGTACTGCTCAGTAATGTTTCACTTGCACAAGTGAAAAGTGACTACAACAAAGACGCTGACTTTTCTACATACAAGACTTACACGTTTGCCGGGTGGGAAAAGAAAAGTGACTCTACACTCAATGAATTTGACAAGAAGCGAATTTTGGATGCGTTGAAGGCAGAGTTTAGCGCGAGAGGCATGGAAGTGGTCAATACAGATGCCGATGCGGTGATTACCTTGTTTATAGTCGTGGATCAGAAATCAAGCACTACGGCCTATACCGATTACAATTCGGGTCTAGGGTATGGTGGTCGTGGCTGGGGTTGGGGCTATGGAGCAGGAGGAACTGCTACTACCACCTATAGTGAGAGTGATTACAAAGAAGGGACACTGGTCGTGGACATGTATGATGCGGACAACAAGGACTTGCTATGGCAAGGGGTGATGGTGACTACTGTCAACGAAAAACCAGCAAAGCGAGATAAAACGGTCCCAAAGAAGATCAAGAAATTGATGAAATCATATCCTGTAGCTGCGAGTAAGTAA
- a CDS encoding alkaline phosphatase D family protein gives MKKYLSMILLGIMAACTGPTSHESQEVSAEEATPKTSIKIAFGSCSNQNKPQPLWDDILAESPDVWIWLGDNIYGDTDNMDTMRAKYQKQKMHPGYQALRAATTVIGTWDDHDFGKNNAGKEYEAKVGSQQELLDFLDVPVDDVRRTREGVYGTYTLGDSAMQVKVLLLDTRYFRDETPLVNDTIVPNPEGTILGEAQWAWLENELAQSTADVHLFASGIQFLPEEHIFEKWANFPQDRTKMLEMLVKYEVKKPIFLTGDRHIGEMSKLDYNGRKVYDITSSSLTHGWSDERQEPNRHRQGDIVYALNYGLIEINGDGSVMGYLKSDSSAVMEKLDIVFE, from the coding sequence ATGAAAAAGTACCTATCGATGATTCTCTTGGGAATCATGGCGGCCTGTACGGGACCTACGTCTCACGAGTCTCAGGAGGTTTCGGCTGAAGAAGCCACTCCTAAAACAAGCATAAAAATCGCGTTTGGCTCGTGCAGCAACCAAAACAAACCTCAGCCTTTATGGGATGATATCCTAGCAGAGTCTCCCGATGTCTGGATATGGCTCGGTGACAATATCTATGGCGATACTGACAACATGGACACCATGCGCGCCAAGTACCAAAAACAAAAGATGCACCCTGGCTATCAGGCGCTGAGGGCTGCCACGACCGTGATCGGGACCTGGGACGACCATGATTTTGGCAAAAACAATGCAGGCAAGGAGTATGAAGCCAAAGTGGGGAGTCAGCAGGAATTGCTCGACTTTTTGGATGTGCCGGTCGATGACGTACGCAGAACCCGTGAAGGCGTCTATGGGACGTATACGCTAGGGGATTCGGCTATGCAGGTAAAAGTGCTGCTGTTGGATACGCGCTACTTCAGAGACGAGACGCCCTTGGTCAACGACACCATCGTGCCCAACCCCGAAGGAACTATCCTCGGTGAGGCACAGTGGGCGTGGCTCGAAAACGAACTGGCTCAGTCCACTGCAGATGTGCATTTGTTTGCCTCTGGGATACAGTTCTTGCCCGAGGAGCACATCTTCGAGAAGTGGGCCAATTTTCCTCAGGACAGAACCAAGATGCTCGAAATGCTCGTGAAGTATGAGGTGAAGAAGCCGATATTCCTCACCGGTGACCGACACATCGGAGAGATGTCCAAACTGGACTACAACGGACGCAAGGTCTACGACATCACCTCTAGCTCGCTGACGCATGGCTGGAGTGACGAGCGTCAGGAACCCAACCGGCACAGACAGGGGGATATCGTCTATGCACTCAACTACGGACTGATCGAAATCAATGGAGATGGCTCTGTCATGGGCTACTTGAAATCCGACTCGTCAGCCGTGATGGAAAAGCTAGACATTGTCTTCGAATAG
- a CDS encoding TrkA family potassium uptake protein → MNQQLENLITAVVLFMVSMTIGLLGFTIIEDLGFVNALYMTIITVGTVGFTEVKELSQAGRIFTSIYILLNLGMFAYIVSVLSSYFFEGKLKSILKNYRSGMEISKLSGHVIVCGFGRNGNQACEELMKMGQKFVIIDVDPEIKDQIPDHMKWFIGDATKDENLKSIGIEKASSIIISTPSDAANVFITLTARHLNEKIKIIVRASEVETEDKLYRAGADKVIMPDRLGGMFMAQLVTKPIVIEFLDLLNGVSGTSYHLEEVGYTQLKANYRDKTLRELNIPSTTGVIVLGVKDNIKGLIPGPSADTFIGEDDYLILLGSEAMLQKFMKTYTS, encoded by the coding sequence ATGAATCAACAACTGGAAAACCTCATCACTGCCGTCGTGCTATTCATGGTGAGCATGACAATCGGCCTGTTGGGGTTCACGATCATCGAAGATTTGGGCTTTGTCAATGCCCTCTACATGACCATCATCACCGTGGGCACCGTAGGGTTCACGGAAGTCAAAGAGCTGAGTCAAGCGGGCCGAATTTTCACCTCCATATATATCCTACTGAACCTCGGGATGTTCGCCTACATCGTCTCGGTTTTGTCCAGTTATTTTTTCGAAGGGAAACTAAAATCAATACTCAAAAACTACAGATCAGGCATGGAAATCAGCAAACTATCCGGACACGTAATCGTATGCGGCTTTGGGCGAAACGGCAACCAAGCCTGCGAAGAACTCATGAAGATGGGACAAAAATTTGTCATCATCGATGTAGATCCAGAGATCAAAGACCAAATTCCGGACCACATGAAGTGGTTCATCGGTGATGCCACCAAAGATGAAAACCTCAAAAGCATAGGGATTGAGAAAGCTTCGTCCATCATCATTTCCACTCCATCGGATGCTGCCAACGTATTCATCACGTTGACCGCCAGGCACCTCAACGAAAAAATCAAAATCATCGTCCGTGCCTCCGAAGTAGAAACAGAAGACAAACTCTATCGTGCTGGCGCAGACAAAGTAATCATGCCTGACCGGCTAGGCGGCATGTTCATGGCACAGCTCGTCACCAAACCCATCGTGATCGAGTTCCTTGATTTGCTCAATGGCGTATCAGGGACGAGCTATCACCTCGAAGAAGTGGGCTACACACAACTCAAAGCCAACTACCGGGACAAAACCCTACGTGAGCTCAACATCCCATCTACCACTGGCGTCATCGTACTGGGCGTCAAGGACAACATCAAAGGACTCATCCCAGGCCCTTCGGCAGACACTTTCATCGGCGAAGACGACTACCTCATCCTCCTCGGGTCTGAGGCTATGCTCCAAAAATTCATGAAAACATACACCAGCTAG
- a CDS encoding FKBP-type peptidyl-prolyl cis-trans isomerase, protein MATELNTEDQKFSYGLGQSVGQNFSNEGFGEALDLDAFIGGLSDAFAGECAISPEEINQVLQKKISEIKAGAHKGVKEAGEKFLKENAAKAGITTLASGLQYEVIESGDASGAKPTAASQVTTHYTGQLIDGKVFDSSVQRGEPATFPVGGVIAGWTEALQLMVPGDKWKLYIPYDLAYGERGAGQDIPPFAALIFDIELISVS, encoded by the coding sequence ATGGCAACAGAATTAAATACAGAAGACCAGAAGTTTAGCTACGGTCTGGGTCAGAGTGTAGGGCAGAATTTTTCAAACGAGGGTTTCGGGGAAGCATTGGATCTTGATGCATTCATTGGAGGACTTTCGGATGCATTTGCAGGTGAGTGCGCTATTTCTCCGGAGGAGATCAACCAAGTGCTCCAAAAGAAGATCAGTGAGATCAAAGCAGGTGCTCACAAAGGAGTCAAAGAAGCTGGGGAGAAGTTCTTGAAAGAGAATGCTGCCAAAGCAGGAATCACGACGCTCGCGAGTGGTTTGCAATACGAAGTGATCGAATCAGGTGATGCGAGCGGTGCGAAACCTACCGCTGCGAGTCAAGTGACGACACACTACACAGGTCAGTTGATCGATGGCAAAGTGTTCGATAGCTCGGTACAGCGGGGCGAACCTGCTACGTTTCCCGTAGGAGGTGTGATCGCAGGGTGGACTGAGGCTTTGCAACTCATGGTGCCTGGTGACAAATGGAAATTGTACATTCCTTATGATTTGGCTTATGGCGAGCGCGGAGCAGGGCAAGATATCCCTCCTTTTGCGGCTTTGATTTTCGATATAGAGTTGATCTCTGTGTCGTAA